The window CGCTCACCGACGGTGCGAGGGAGTCGGTGGTCCGGAGCAACGCGGAGGACCGCCGACAGGGCGAGAGCGAAGCTCTCGCTTGCAACCGGCGCTACGCGCCGGTGACGAGGCTGGGGAGGCGTGAGGTGCTGTGCGGTTGCGGTCGGGGGGGACTCAAAGGGGCGGCCGCGCTCGGCGAACCCCAGCGACGCAAGGACCGCAGGGAGCGGCGCGACCGAGGACCGCAGCGAGCTGTGGGAGCCGAGCGCGGCCGGGGCTTTGCAGGCGTTCGCCGCTGGATCGGTGTCATTTATTTATAAGCGACCGACCGAAGCGCCCAGCTCTGGAGACGCTGAAACATCGTATAGTCGGGAACACGCGTATACTCGGGAACACGATTATACCGGCTCACGACGCATATCGACCCATGAGTCTCTCGCTCGACGCCGACCAGCTCGACCGGTACTCCAGGCACGTGATCATGGACGAGGTCGGCCCGGAGGGGCAGAAGCGCCTCCTCGACGGCCGCGCCCTCGTGGTCGGGGCGGGCGGGCTCGGCGCCCCGGTCATCCAGTACCTCGCGGCCGCGGGGGTCGGGACGCTCGGGATCGTCGACGACGACGTCGTCGAGCGCTCGAACCTCCAGCGGCAGGTGATCCACGGCGACGCCGACGTTGGCGAGCCGAAGGTCGAGTCCGCGGCGCGGTACGTCGACCGGCTCAATCCCGACACCGACGTGGAGGCCCACGAGACCCGGCTCGACGAGGGGAACGTCCGCGACCTGCTGGCCGACTACGACGTGGTCGTCGACTGCGCGGACAACTTCCGGACGCGGTACGTCGTCAACGACGCGGCCCGGATCGAGGGCCTCCCGGTCGTGCACGGCGCGATTTACAAGTTCGAGGGGCAGGCGACGACGCTCGTCCCGGACGGCCCCTGTTACCGATGTCTGTTCCCGGAGGCGCCCGAGCCCGGGACGGTGCCCGACTGCGCGGCGACGGGCGTGCTCGGCGTGCTTCCCGGCACAGTGGGCTGTATCCAAGCCACCGAGGCGATCAAGCTCCTGCTCGACGCCGGGGAGACGCTGGACGGCCGGCTCCTGTTTTACGACGCGATGGACCTGACGTTCGAGACGGTCCCCTACCGCCGGAATCCGGACTGCCCGGTGTGCGGCGACGACGGCATCGAGACGATCGACGGGATCGACTACTCTGGCGGCTGTCGGGTGAACGCGGACTAGCGGCTCGGGCGAGGCTCCCGCGTCGGGCCGCCCGCCG is drawn from Halorubrum sp. CBA1229 and contains these coding sequences:
- the moeB gene encoding molybdopterin-synthase adenylyltransferase MoeB, with translation MSLSLDADQLDRYSRHVIMDEVGPEGQKRLLDGRALVVGAGGLGAPVIQYLAAAGVGTLGIVDDDVVERSNLQRQVIHGDADVGEPKVESAARYVDRLNPDTDVEAHETRLDEGNVRDLLADYDVVVDCADNFRTRYVVNDAARIEGLPVVHGAIYKFEGQATTLVPDGPCYRCLFPEAPEPGTVPDCAATGVLGVLPGTVGCIQATEAIKLLLDAGETLDGRLLFYDAMDLTFETVPYRRNPDCPVCGDDGIETIDGIDYSGGCRVNAD